A genomic segment from Saimiri boliviensis isolate mSaiBol1 chromosome 14, mSaiBol1.pri, whole genome shotgun sequence encodes:
- the SLC1A6 gene encoding excitatory amino acid transporter 4 isoform X1, with protein sequence MSSHGNSLFLRESGQRLGRVGWLQRLQESLQQRALRTRLRLQTMTREHVLRFLRRNAFILLTVSAVVIGVSLAFALRPYQLTYRQIKYFSFPGELLMRMLQMLVLPLIVSSLVTGMASLDNKATGRMGMRAAVYYMVTTIIAVFIGILMVTIIHPGKGSKEGLHREGRIETIPTADAFMDLIRNMFPPNLVEACFKQFKTQYSTRVVTRTIVRTENGSELGASMPPPFSVENGTSLLENVTRALGTLQEVLSFEETVPVPGSANGINALGLVVFSVAFGLVIGGMKHKGRVLRDFFDSLNEAIMRLVGIIIWYAPVGILFLIAGKILEMEDMAVLGGQLGMYTLTVIVGLFLHAGGVLPLIYFLVTHRNPFPFIGGMLQALITAMGTSSSSATLPITFRCLEEGLGVDRRITRFVLPVGATVNMDGTALYEALAAIFIAQVNNYELNLGQITTISITATAASVGAAGIPQAGLVTMVIVLTSVGLPTEDITLIIAVDWFLDRLRTMTNVLGDSIGAAVIEHLSQRELELQEAELTLPSLGKPYKSLMAQEKGASRGRGGNESAM encoded by the exons ATGAGCAGCCATGGCAACAGCCTGTTCCTGCGGGAGAGCGGCCAGCGGCTGGGCCGGGTGGGTTGGCTGCAGCGGCTGCAGGAAAGCTTGCAGCAGAGAGCCCTGCGCACGCGCCTGCGCCTGCAGACCATGACCCGCGAGCACGTGCTGCGCTTCCTGCGCCGAAACGCCTTCATCCTGCTGACGGTCAGCGCCGTGGTCATTG GGGTCAGCCTCGCCTTTGCCCTGCGCCCGTATCAGCTCACCTACCGCCAGATCAAGTACTTCTCTTTTCCTGGAGAGCTTCTCATGAGGATGCTGCAGATGCTGGTGTTGCCTCTCATTGTCTCCAGCCTGGTCACAG GTATGGCATCCCTGGACAACAAGGCCACGGGGCGGATGGGGATGCGGGCAGCTGTGTACTACATGGTGACCACCATCATCGCGGTCTTCATTGGAATCCTCATGGTCACCATCATCCATCCAGGGAAGGGCTCCAAGGAGGGGCTGCATCGGGAGGGCCGGATCGAGACCATCCCCACAGCTGATGCCTTCATGGACCTGATCAG AAATATGTTTCCACCAAACCTTGTGGAGGCCTGCTTCAAACAG TTCAAGACGCAGTACAGCACGAGGGTGGTAACCAGGACCATCGTGAGGACAGAGAACGGGTCTGAGCTGGGTGCCTCCATGCCTCCTCCATTCTCAGTGGAGAATGGGACCAGCCTCCTGGAAAATGTCACTCGGGCCCTGGGCACCCTGCAGGAGGTGCTGAGCTTTGAGGAGACTGTACCTGTGCCTGGCTCCGCCAACGGCATCAACGCCCTGGGCCTGGTGGTCTTCTCTGTGGCCTTTGGGCTGGTTATCGGTGGCATGAAACACAAGGGCCGAGTCCTCAGGGACTTCTTCGACAGCCTCAATGAGGCTATTATGAGGCTGGTGGGCATCATTATCTG GTATGCACCCGTGGGCATCCTATTCCTGATTGCTGGGAAGATTCTGGAGATGGAAGACATGGCCGTCCTGGGGGGTCAGCTGGGCATGTACACCCTGACTGTCATCGTGGGCCTGTTCCTCCATGCTGGTGGTGTACTTCCCCTCATCTACTTCCTCGTCACTCACCGGAACCCCTTCCCCTTCATTGGGGGCATGCTGCAAGCCCTCATCACCGCCATGGGCACGTCTTCCAG CTCAGCAACGCTGCCCATCACCTTCCGTTGCCTGGAGGAGGGCCTGGGTGTGGACCGCCGCATCACCAGGTTCGTCCTGCCCGTGGGCGCCACGGTCAACATGGACGGCACTGCCCTCTACGAGGCCCTGGCTGCCATCTTCATTGCTCAAGTTAACAACTATGAGCTAAACCTGGGTCAGATCACAACCATCAG CATCACGGCCACGGCGGCCAGTGTTGGGGCTGCTGGCATCCCCCAGGCGGGTCTGGTCACCATGGTCATTGTGCTCACGTCGGTCGGCTTGCCCACGGAAGACATCACGCTCATCATCGCCGTGGACTGGTTTCT TGACCGGCTTCGCACAATGACCAACGTACTGGGGGACTCAATTGGAGCGGCCGTCATCGAACACTTGTCTCAGCGGGAGCTGGAGCTGCAGGAAGCTGAGCTCACCCTCCCCAGCCTGGGGAAACCCTACAAGTCCCTCATGGCACAGGAGAAGGGGGCATCTCGGGGACGGGGAGGCAATGAGAGTGCTATGTGA
- the SLC1A6 gene encoding excitatory amino acid transporter 4 isoform X2, which translates to MSSHGNSLFLRESGQRLGRVGWLQRLQESLQQRALRTRLRLQTMTREHVLRFLRRNAFILLTVSAVVIGVSLAFALRPYQLTYRQIKYFSFPGELLMRMLQMLVLPLIVSSLVTGKGSKEGLHREGRIETIPTADAFMDLIRNMFPPNLVEACFKQFKTQYSTRVVTRTIVRTENGSELGASMPPPFSVENGTSLLENVTRALGTLQEVLSFEETVPVPGSANGINALGLVVFSVAFGLVIGGMKHKGRVLRDFFDSLNEAIMRLVGIIIWYAPVGILFLIAGKILEMEDMAVLGGQLGMYTLTVIVGLFLHAGGVLPLIYFLVTHRNPFPFIGGMLQALITAMGTSSSSATLPITFRCLEEGLGVDRRITRFVLPVGATVNMDGTALYEALAAIFIAQVNNYELNLGQITTISITATAASVGAAGIPQAGLVTMVIVLTSVGLPTEDITLIIAVDWFLDRLRTMTNVLGDSIGAAVIEHLSQRELELQEAELTLPSLGKPYKSLMAQEKGASRGRGGNESAM; encoded by the exons ATGAGCAGCCATGGCAACAGCCTGTTCCTGCGGGAGAGCGGCCAGCGGCTGGGCCGGGTGGGTTGGCTGCAGCGGCTGCAGGAAAGCTTGCAGCAGAGAGCCCTGCGCACGCGCCTGCGCCTGCAGACCATGACCCGCGAGCACGTGCTGCGCTTCCTGCGCCGAAACGCCTTCATCCTGCTGACGGTCAGCGCCGTGGTCATTG GGGTCAGCCTCGCCTTTGCCCTGCGCCCGTATCAGCTCACCTACCGCCAGATCAAGTACTTCTCTTTTCCTGGAGAGCTTCTCATGAGGATGCTGCAGATGCTGGTGTTGCCTCTCATTGTCTCCAGCCTGGTCACAG GGAAGGGCTCCAAGGAGGGGCTGCATCGGGAGGGCCGGATCGAGACCATCCCCACAGCTGATGCCTTCATGGACCTGATCAG AAATATGTTTCCACCAAACCTTGTGGAGGCCTGCTTCAAACAG TTCAAGACGCAGTACAGCACGAGGGTGGTAACCAGGACCATCGTGAGGACAGAGAACGGGTCTGAGCTGGGTGCCTCCATGCCTCCTCCATTCTCAGTGGAGAATGGGACCAGCCTCCTGGAAAATGTCACTCGGGCCCTGGGCACCCTGCAGGAGGTGCTGAGCTTTGAGGAGACTGTACCTGTGCCTGGCTCCGCCAACGGCATCAACGCCCTGGGCCTGGTGGTCTTCTCTGTGGCCTTTGGGCTGGTTATCGGTGGCATGAAACACAAGGGCCGAGTCCTCAGGGACTTCTTCGACAGCCTCAATGAGGCTATTATGAGGCTGGTGGGCATCATTATCTG GTATGCACCCGTGGGCATCCTATTCCTGATTGCTGGGAAGATTCTGGAGATGGAAGACATGGCCGTCCTGGGGGGTCAGCTGGGCATGTACACCCTGACTGTCATCGTGGGCCTGTTCCTCCATGCTGGTGGTGTACTTCCCCTCATCTACTTCCTCGTCACTCACCGGAACCCCTTCCCCTTCATTGGGGGCATGCTGCAAGCCCTCATCACCGCCATGGGCACGTCTTCCAG CTCAGCAACGCTGCCCATCACCTTCCGTTGCCTGGAGGAGGGCCTGGGTGTGGACCGCCGCATCACCAGGTTCGTCCTGCCCGTGGGCGCCACGGTCAACATGGACGGCACTGCCCTCTACGAGGCCCTGGCTGCCATCTTCATTGCTCAAGTTAACAACTATGAGCTAAACCTGGGTCAGATCACAACCATCAG CATCACGGCCACGGCGGCCAGTGTTGGGGCTGCTGGCATCCCCCAGGCGGGTCTGGTCACCATGGTCATTGTGCTCACGTCGGTCGGCTTGCCCACGGAAGACATCACGCTCATCATCGCCGTGGACTGGTTTCT TGACCGGCTTCGCACAATGACCAACGTACTGGGGGACTCAATTGGAGCGGCCGTCATCGAACACTTGTCTCAGCGGGAGCTGGAGCTGCAGGAAGCTGAGCTCACCCTCCCCAGCCTGGGGAAACCCTACAAGTCCCTCATGGCACAGGAGAAGGGGGCATCTCGGGGACGGGGAGGCAATGAGAGTGCTATGTGA
- the LOC101042558 gene encoding LOW QUALITY PROTEIN: olfactory receptor 7C2-like (The sequence of the model RefSeq protein was modified relative to this genomic sequence to represent the inferred CDS: substituted 1 base at 1 genomic stop codon) gives MHVSVMFFSLFGRNINQMKAGNDTQISEFLLLGISEEPEFQPFLFGLFLSTYLVTVLGNLLIILAISSDSHLHTPMYLFLSNLSFADICFTSTTVPKMLVDIRTQSKIITFAGCLTQIFFFVAFGCLDNLLLTVMAYDRFVAICHPLHYTVIMNPRLCRLLVLGSWCISVMVSLLETLTILRLSFCTNMEIPHFFCDVLEILKLACSETLVNNIVMYFVTIAMGVFPLSGILYSYSQIFSSILRVSPARGQHKAISTCGSHLSVVTLFYGTGLGVYLSXTLGPWGLSAATPSSRTSLMASVMYTMVTPMLNPFIYSLRNRDIKGSLGRILLRATSLNTGTTAKLS, from the exons ATGCATGTGAGTGTcatgttcttctctctttttggtAGAAACATCAACCAGATGAAAGCAGGGAACGATACACAAATTTCAGAATTCCTTCTACTGGGAATTTCAGAGGAACCAGAATTTCAGCCCTTCCTCTTTGGGCTGTTCCTGTCCACGTACCTGGTCACCGTGCTCGGGAATCTGCTCATCATCCTGGCCATCAGCTCGGActcccacctccacacccccaTGTACTTGTTTCTCTCCAACCTGTCCTTTGCTGACATCTGTTTCACGTCCACGACCGTCCCAAAGATGCTGGTGGATATCCGAACACAAAGCAAAATTATCACTTTTGCAGGCTGCCtcacccagattttttttttcgttGCATTTGGATGCCTGGACAATTTACTCTTGACGGTGATGGCCTATGACCGGTTTGTGGCCATCTGTCACCCCCTGCACTACACAGTCATCATGAACCCCCGGCTCTGTAGACTGCTAGTTCTGGGGTCCTGGTGCATCAGTGTCATGGTTTCCCTGCTCGAGACCTTGACCATTTTGAGGCTGTCCTTCTGCACAAACATGGAAATCCCACACTTTTTTTGTGATGTTCTCGAAATCCTGAAGCTCGCCTGTTCTGAAACCCTCGTCAATAACATCGTGATGTATTTTGTGACGATTGCAATGGgtgtttttcctctctctggaATCCTATACTCTTATTCTCAGATTTTCTCCTCCATCCTGAGAGTATCACCTGCCCGGGGCCAGCACAAAGCCATTTCCACCTGTGGGTCTCACCTCTCAGTGGTCACGCTGTTCTATGGCACGGGCCTTGGGGTCTATCTCAGTTAGACCTTGGG ACCTTGGGGTCTATCTGCAGCTACACCATCTTCTAGGACAAGTCTCATGGCCTCGGTGATGTACACCATGGTCACCCCCATGCTGAACCCCTTCATCTACAGCCTGAGGAACAGGGACATAAAGGGATCCCTGGGGAGAATCCTCCTCAGGGCAACATCTCTCAATACGGGGACCACTGCCAAGCTCTCATGA